One part of the Vicia villosa cultivar HV-30 ecotype Madison, WI linkage group LG6, Vvil1.0, whole genome shotgun sequence genome encodes these proteins:
- the LOC131614346 gene encoding uncharacterized protein LOC131614346: MHLVELGIVTFSVNTKWGWPKGSSPLTVLNLKNKLTNLWNSIGKWGVTSLGKGYFEFSFSSIEDVRRVRSISSWNLNSGFLKLFPWTKDFNPHFLKQASAQVWLRIHGLAQEYWRPKIVFAIASSVGIPLCTDSASNKCCFERPFGHYVRVLVDLDLSQELRYKVLVERKGYAFFVELEYENLPDYCSFCCQVGHGLEKCNRRNVEGNPDKKNNKKAYVQINNVSLKESGKEVRPEVDGELRDTTENANNVKDAAEKPGVKTDDRIAAGVVVTDVVEDTNLKEVSPAIVVEDGSGTSENSIEQYSNEEFVADTNPLLGEINRNMAFLDSSWANIAQAEAGRNGLGVDNTQVAVADDEGFQLVKSKSRKKAQHIQAARSNYITRSRPGSAQSSPL, from the exons ATGCATCTTGTGGAACTGGGAAT TGTAACATTTTCTGTCAACACCAAGTGGGGTTGGCCTAAGGGCTCATCGCCTCTTACGGTGTTGAATCTGAAAAACAAGTTGACTAATCTTTGGAATTCGATTGGAAAATGGGGCGTTACGTCACTGGGTAAAGGCTACTTCGAATTTTCATTCTCTTCCATTGAAGATGTTAGAAGGGTGAGATCAATTTCTTCTTGGAATCTCAATTCTGGGTTCCTCAAATTGTTCCCATGGACAAAGGATTTTAATCCCCACTTCCTCAAACAAGCTTCAGCCCAAGTTTGGTTGCGTATTCATGGTTTGGCACAAGAGTATTGGAGGCCCAAGATAGTTTTTGCTATAGCCAGTAGCGTTGGTATTCCTTTATGCACGGATTCAGCCTCAAACAAATGTTGCTTTGAGAGACCATTTGGTCACTATGTTCGTGTATTGGTGGACTTGGATTTATCCCAAGAACTTCGGTACAAAGTCTTGGTTGAGAGGAAGGGTTATGCTTTTTTTGTGGAGCTTGAATATGAAAACCTACCAGATTACTGTTCCTTCTGTTGCCAAGTTGGTCATGGGCTGGAAAAGTGCAATCGGAGGAATGTGGAGGGAAATCCagacaagaagaacaacaaaaaaGCTTATGTGCAGATCAACAATGTCTCATTGAAGGAGAGTGGGAAAGAGGTTCGGCCAGAAGTAGATGGAGAGCTTAGGGACACTACTGAAAATGCAAATAATGTCAAAGATGCTGCGGAGAAACCAGGTGTGAAGACAGATGATCGGATTGCAGCTGGAGTGGTTGTCACAGATGTTGTCGAGGATACAAATTTGAAGGAGGTCTCACCGGCCATTGTGGTGGAGGATGGTTCCGGTACTTCTGAGAATTCCATTGAACAATACAGTAACGAGGAGTTCGTTGCAGATACAAACCCGTTGCTTGGAGAAATTAATAGGAACATGGCTTTTTTAGACTCATCTTGGGCCAACATTGCACAAGCAGAAGCTGGTAGAAATGGGTTAGGGGTGGACAATACCCAAGTTGCAGTAGCAGATGATGAAGGATTTCAATTGGTTAAATCCAAGTCAAGAAAGAAAGCGCAGCACATTCAGGCGGCTAGGAGCAATTACATCACCAGGTCAAGGCCAGGTAGTGCTCAAAGCTCGCCGTTATGA
- the LOC131609609 gene encoding serine/threonine-protein kinase BSK3-like: protein MGVQCSSLVPCCVNSQVKTSDLEVLNDESEDRNEANNGPVFREFTLGQLNNATSGFNIENIVSEHGEKAPNVVYKGKMENQTRIVVKRFNKSAWPDARQFLEEARSVGQLHNERLANLLGCCCEGDERLLVAEYMPNETLAKHLFHWDAHPMKWAMRLRVVLHLAEALEYCTSNGRTLYHDLNAYRVLFDEDGNPRLSSFGLMKNSRDGKSYSTNLAFTPPEYLRTGRVTPESVIYSFGTLLLDLLSGKHIPPSHALDLIRDRNLQMLTDSCLEGQFSDDDGTELVRLASRCLQYEPRERPNTKSLVAALAPLQKETEVPSHSLMGIQHSATIVASLTPLGDACSRKDLTAIHEVLESIGYKDDEGVELSFQMWTDQMQDSITSKQKGDAAFRHKDFKLAIECYTQFIDVGTMVSPTVHARRSLCYLINNQPQEAMNDAMQAQVISPLWHIASYLQSVSLAGLGMANESQVALSEGTTLEVKRNAHMGKK from the exons ATGGGGGTTCAGTGCTCCAGCTTGGTACCATGTTGTGTGAATTCACAAGTTAAAACATCTGATCTTGAAGTTCTGAATGATG AAAGTGAGGATAGAAATGAGGCTAATAATGGGCCTGTGTTTCGTGAATTTACATTGGGGCAACTTAATAATGCAACGTCTGGTTTTAATATTGAGAATATAGTTTCTGAGCATGGTGAAAAGGCTCCAAACGTTGTTTATAAAGGGAAGATGGAGAATCAAACGAGAATTGTTGTTAAGAGGTTTAATAAAAGTGCTTGGCCCGATGCCCGGCAGTTTTTG GAGGAAGCTAGATCAGTTGGTCAGCTTCATAACGAAAGATTGGCAAATTTACTGGGTTGTTGTTGTGAAGGTGACGAGAGGTTGCTCGTGGCCGAATATATGCCCAATGAAACACTTGCAAAACACCTTTTCCATT GGGATGCCCATCCGATGAAATGGGCAATGCGACTCAGAGTTGTTCTTCATCTTGCAGAAGCTCTAGAGTACTGCACAAGCAATGGCCGCACCCTCTATCACGACCTTAATGCATATAGAGTTCTATTTGACGAA GATGGTAATCCCAGGCTTTCAAGTTTTGGCCTTATGAAGAATAGTAGGGATGGAAAAAGTTATAGCACAAATTTGGCATTCACCCCTCCGGAGTATCTCAGAACTG GGAGAGTAACTCCAGAAAGTGTAATATATAGCTTTGGTACTCTTTTGCTCGACCTTCTTAGTGGGAAGCATATCCCTCCAAGTCAT GCCCTTGATTTGATTCGCGATAGAAATCTTCAGATGCTAACAGATTCTTGTCTGGAAGGACAATTTTCTGATGATGATGGAACTGAGTTGGTGCGCCTTGCATCTCGTTGTTTACAGTATGAACCTAGAGAGCGACCTAATACAAAGTCATTAGTGGCTGCTTTGGCTCCTCTTCAAAAAGAAACAGAG GTTCCTTCCCACTCGTTGATGGGTATCCAACATAGTGCTACTATTGTTGCTTCACTGACTCCTCTTGGCGACGCATGTTCAAGAAAGGACTTGACTGCTATACATGAAGTTCTCGAAAGTATTGGCTATAAAGATGATGAAGGCGTAGAG TTATCTTTCCAAATGTGGACGGATCAAATGCAGGACTCAATAACTAGTAAGCAAAAAGGAGACGCAGCTTTCCGACACAAAGACTTCAAACTTGCAATAGAGTGCTACACTCAG TTCATTGATGTTGGAACAATGGTTTCTCCAACTGTCCATGCACGTCGCAGCCTGTGTTATCTCATTAACAACCAACCTCAGGAAGCTATGAACGACGCAATGCAAGCACAAGTAATTTCCCCTCTATGGCACATTGCATCATATCTTCAATCTGTTTCTTTGGCCGGACTCGGAATGGCGAACGAATCTCAAGTTGCACTTTCCGAAGGAACAACACTGGAAGTCAAGCGAAATGCACATATGGGAAAAAAGTGA